The following DNA comes from Fusarium fujikuroi IMI 58289 draft genome, chromosome FFUJ_chr03.
atatttttatGTGGGAATGTTCTATCATATCATTGAATACCAAGAGGAGAGAGGGTGAGAACCAGAGGTAGATAGACCACTCTACGAGTAGATGTTTCATCCATTATGGCTTGGATGGTAAGGAGAAATGGAGCAACCAAGAGCAGGTCATAGGTACTCTTATGGACTGGGTATGCAAGCAGTCAGTCGCTAGAGACAacaatattaaaatactgtTGACGAATTATGCTGCACCGTTAGGAGGCTTTTACCAGTAGTTACTGCATCCACCCAAGCCCGGAGGAGCCTCAGCCTTAAGAAGAAAGGGTCTAGAGGGACCCGGGCCGAGTGGGACCGAAGCTTGATAGCTGTCGTCGTGATTGGGTCAGGCGTTTCGTATCGTTACAATACGAGGATGTTAGTACGCACGTACTAGGTAGCTTGGAGTATCAGGTTGTTGACTGGACTCGTTTACATTAGTTAGTAGTCTTGACATGTGAGATGGCAGCCATTTGGCTATTTAATCGCTCACCCACTTATACGGTGAGCGTGCTGATTATCTATAATTTATGAGTAATGAATGCTTTAATGAACGAACGTCTTGAAAACAACCACTCCTTGTTTGGGTCGGTACGGTAAGGTACTTGTTAgatctccctccctccagTGCAGTGTGGATGATATCATTCACTGTGGTACAGTACAGTCAGCACTGATTCGACTGCATGACGTTCCCGCTGGGCTGGAATGGTTGGTGTGTGTGAGCTCATGGCTCTGACGTAGTTCAAACCAAGCTCCCTGTTAGCTCCAGTGCGGTTCAGCTTGCGACGAGAGAATATTTACCTAGTATCAACTCCTATGCTACAATCTTTTACGACGGACactaattaataagagggAAATGCCCATATTGACTCTAACTACACAGGCAGGGGAGTATACAAACACAAGGACCTCATGACAGATTCCATTCGGGACATATTCACTCTCCAGGGTTTTTCCTTGGCAGTCAGGGCAGACTTCAGCCCCCACTTCCTGGTCAACGCAAAGATAATCCTTCTCCATCGCGGGGCAGATCTGATGGATTGGTTCATGGAAATGATTGGATCTTTATTACATAGGCACCTACGGTAGGgtagtcttcttctcgatgccTGCTCAGATGGTTGATGCCGCCACTTGCCATCATTACCTTACTTGCACTACCTAACTGATCCTAATCTGCCTTGGAAGGTGTTCAGAAACGTGATCCTTTCAGTGCCCATCCTCCCCTGGCGTCACTCTGGTCATTTCAAGGCCGTTTTTGTCAATACCGGGCCATCCGTTCCGTCATTGCCATAGCTATTGCCCTCTTCTCTCCCTACCTGCCcagatacctacctacctgatCTTTGGTGATTGACTGCCTCGCCGtttcttaatatctttttctccccccatccaatccaatccaacatTACCCTGCTCAACTCGGCTTTATACTCCATAGCAATTATTATTCTCACTTCGTCACCTCCGTTGAACCACCGCTCGCAAACGATATCGCTATTTCTCAAGCTccacttgagcttgagctctcTGAACGTTGTGACTGCCTGTCTGTCTGCCTACATCATATAGGCCCCCGCACCCAGCCCAACAAAGCTCGCATTGCGCCTCTAATAAAGGACTGTCGTCCTCTACGTTCATCTGGTTGTATCCCATAGTTATCGATATTCTTTGAGAGCCTCAGCAAACAAACCCGTTCGCAAACCTACGTCCCTACCCAGGCAGCAGCCTCTAGCAGCAAGAAGCAATGGTCATGGGTCTTGTTTCTCATGGACGCCGCAGGACCGGCAGCACCGCCAGTGAGTTTGCCTATCCTCTTTCTCGTCCTATAAAGAATCGGAGCCTCTTGTGACGGCTCAATGCGCAATCGACCCCGTGGAATCTTCCGCTTGCTACACTGAATTTGCGTTGCCGTCTCCCTTGTTCAAGACGTCACCTAGAGGCTGCAGTATCGGCATAGGTCGTGGTAGCTTGGAGCTCTAGTGAAGGACGGCCCCCcttctgttctgttctgttctcTATTCGGTTCAAGCGCTCACTCACCCACATCCTTTCACATTGGATCCCCACCCAGCAAATCCGAATCCTCCGTCCCTGTCCCTATCCCTGACCTTACAGTTATTGATTGAGTTCTGTTCTTGCCCCTCCCAAATCTGCACCCCTCCAAAATCCCTTGTATTTTTCTTGGGGAAaaattatctttttatttctcttcttggccgcTAAAGAGTCGCTATGTTGACAAACTGGTTCTCGCAACCTGCAGGCACTCGCTCCTCTACTGATGACCCTCGTGGTCCCGACGCTGAGGATGACACCCTAGTGATGGAGCCCGATCAGGGCAATGGTGAGCCCCTCCTTCGTTGCAGGTTGCGTCGACTTTCGCAGTAACGGTGCGATTGCGACTCAAACCGACCGCCTCAGGCTTTCGACTTTGGACTGACTATCGTGATGTTTTCAAGTCCTCTCCCATATTATCTCCCAGCTGCGACCCGGGGCCGACCTGAGTCGTGTCGTTCTTCCCACCTTCATTCTCGAACCCCGCAGTATGCTCGAGCGCATCACGAAGTGAATTCCCCTGTCTAAGTCATGAAAACCAGAGGTTAACTTGTTGGCTGCAGCTTCATGTGTCACCCCGAAATGCTCCTTCAAATTCCATCCATAGACGACCCCGTCGAGCGCTTTGTATCCGTAGTCAAGTTCTACCTCAGTGGTTGGCATATTCGTCCTCCGTGAGTTTgtgcttgttgatgtcgatgcGCCGGTTACTGACAATCTGTAGAGGCGTCAAGAAACCTTTGAACCCTATCTTGGGTGAGATCTTCACCTGTTACTGGGATTTTGAAGATGGAAAGCGCGCATATTACATCTCTGAACAGACTTCCCACCACCCGCCTAAGTCGAGTTACTTCTACATGGCCCCAGACCACCACATTCGTATTGACGGAACACTCAAGCCTCGGAGTCGTTTCCTGGGAAATTCTGCCGCCAGTCTGATGGAAGGTATTGCATTTCTAAGTTTGCTGAACCGCGGAAAGGACGCTGCAAAAGGGGAGCAATAGTATGTTGACCCAACGCACTCAGCTCTTGCATGGCCATGTGGCTCTGCAGTGCGTATTCATCGTATGTATTCTAACAGGATGCAGTATTCTCACCCAACCCAACATGTATGCCCGAGGCATTCTGTTTGGCAAAATGAAGTACGAGCTCGGCGATCATAGCTTTGTCCGATGCCCTGAACTCGACTTGGTTGCTGATGTCGACTTCAAAACAAAAGGCTGGGTCGGTGGTACTTATAATGCCATTGGCGGAGTGATCAAGCGTGAGAGCACTGGCGAGGTCTTGTTTGAGCTCTCTGGCCTCTGGAGTGAGGAGATGTATATCAAAGACATGACGGTCGGTACACCTACTTACAACCCAAGCTCATTTTTAGCTAATATGATTAGACTGGTCACCGAGAGATGTTCTTCAACGCTCTGAGATCAAAGCCCTCACCACCAACTGTTCGACCAATCGAGGAGCAAGAGGAACGAGAGTCTCAGCGACTGTGGGATAAGACGGCTAGAGCTGTCAAGGACCGCAACCATGAACTTGCCACAgacgagaagaccaagattgAAGACCGACAACGTGAAGAAGCTGCCCAACGAGCACAGGAAAACATCGAATGGCACCCACGACTATTCAGGAGAGTCCAAGGTGGTCCCGGTGGACTggaagaaggcgaagaagatcTGGAATGGGTCATTAACGCCAACATGTAAGTGCTGGCAAACTTACTCAGTTGGCATTTCACTAACACGTATCCAGTGATCATGCGGCGACACCTGAGAAGCAAGCTGAGCAAATTATGGCAATCTATCCCATCGTCAAGGGACAAAAGCCGAATCAACGAAACGTCATCCCCCCGCACAGTCCTTCTGCCAAGCCTGCGCAAACAGCATCAGCTCAACCGGTAGAGAATCATATCGACGATaacctcatcaactttgACGAAATATCTCCGCCTGCTAAGCCGGATCAGACACCCGCTGCTGAACAAGCAACAAAGCAATCTGAGATCCAAGGCTTGCTCAACTCCACAGGAAAGAAAGCCGACGGACCACTGATTGACTTCACAAACGATCTGAAAAAGGAGCTACCATCTGCCACACAACAATAAAACGCGATGAAGAAATGAATATCAGTTATGTCAAGATATGGAACGAGGCAGTGAGGACTGACTTTGCCTGGGAACAATTGGACTAAGACAGAAGCAGGGAATAGGCAGGCTACATCAACATTGGCGCGCATCGGAATTAGTTATACACGGGGTTTTGCATTCTCCGTGGGTTTACAAAGAGTCAGAAGGGTTTCAACACCGGCCTCCGCCAGGTGACTACTGCAATATTCTTTTTGAGATATATTTGATGAAGGGAGGGGTATCCGTAATGGTTGAATCGCCCAAGAATCCTTACATTAAAACTATTAGAACAAATCCCCAGCCCCTATAACGCCGTGACCGTGCCATCCAAATTGCATTTCTTGCCATCGAAGGCCCTTCACCACTCAGTACCAGTATACAAGCCACTAGTAGCGACGTCTTGTGGGTTCAGGTGTAGGTGAGCGGGACgcgctcttctcatcacgaCCACGCTCCTTTAGCCACTTCTTTGTGCTCAAAGTGAGATCGCGATCGAGTTCTTCGCTAGGGTTCTTCCGGTGGATGAAATTGCAGAACCCTCCTCGAACACACCCTTCTCCAGAGTTAAGTCGGCAACAAGCCTCGCGGAAGTCGGTGACAGGGCTTAATTCGCAGTATATCGGGCGCGCAGCATACCATCGACTGTTGAGCTCATCGCAAGCTTTTTGGGCCGACTCTTCGTACTTGAAGCGGGCGTAGACGTTGCCGATCAAGTCTATTCGAAATTAGCATGGGAAGACTACAGAGAGTTCGGGAAAGATGACGACTTACGATCATTGTTGTTGTCACAAACAACAAGCTCCTCCAGCTCTCCGTATTTGCAAAGCTCACACCAGATATCCTCGTAGAAGGCGTCGAAATGGTTTTGTAGTTGAGAAGGATTCATTCGATTTTTGGGATCGTAAGCCGGATTCTGGTAGAGGTTGGGCATCAGGATCGTTTGACTGTACGAAGGCTTGACGTGTTTTCGCGAGCAGCGATCGCCATGACGACAAGCACCGATTTTCTACGTGGGCGCGGACAGAGTCAGTAATCTGGACTTGCGACTGAGACGCGTTTCAGGACTTACGAAGTAGAAAGAGCAGTTGACCTTGTCGAGTTCTGTACCGAAGATTGAGGCAAGAAAGTTGGCCATTGTTGCGGTTCTGTTGGACAGTAGATAAACGAGGCGACAGCAAGTTGATGAAGGCTTGGAAAGGATTTGAGATCGAATATGGAAATCAATTGCAGGCGTCGAAGATGCTTATTGAGGTACGTACCTTCTCACGTGCAACGGAAGACTCCAGCCTTCCGGTCTGTGGCTTGGTAAGCCTCGCCGCCACAGATCCCACACCTGACTAAAAGCTAGCGCTATTCTTCTGACAGGGTTGATTCAATACCCTTTTCACCAGCCTGAGACGCAAGCCTCTCCTGAAGAGCTCCGAGAGGCTAAAGTCCAAGTTAGTGTGGAGAGCTCCCCCAAACAGTTTATGGCAATTGGTTTAATTTCGACAGGGTCTTTGTTCAGGACCTCTTAGTTAAGGTTAAGGGGACGAAACACAACACAATCGCAGCCAGGTGATCTCCTGCTCCTATACTCTCAACCATACGACGTAACTACAGTCTGATCGCCGAACCCACATATGAAACATACACAATTGTTTTCTTAATATGCATCGTCGGGCAATGACAGCAACATCATAAGGTCTTTGTTGTccgctctctctctctgtttGTTTACCTAAAGGACCAATACCTCGACCATGGATCAAGCAGACATCCCCGCGCTGCTGGCGCGAATGGCgagtgatgaagatgcttcGCGCAAGATGGCAGTATTTAAACTGCAAAACTCGATTAATGATCCAGCATTTGCCGATGTTTTCATATCATCGGGCGGTCTAGTCGTCCTCCGTCGACTCATCATGACATCTGCTGGCAACACACTCGCATACTCTCTTCAAAGTCTTACCCGATTGCTGGAAGTCGATATGGGATGGGATATCTTTGAGGGCCCAACTGCAAGCGATCTCGTCGAGCGTGTCGTCGAATTGATCGTTACAAACCCTcttgtcaacatcctcaGAGGAGCCATGTCTATCTTGGTCGCACTCGTTGGCCATTCCCAGTCTACCAACCAAAGTGATGTCGCGAACCGAACACCAGGAACCTTTGGCTTCCGCGCCCTGAAACCTGCCGTGGCTGTGCACCCGAACTTTTTCGAGCTGGTTATACAGCAGCTGCAGAGCGCAGATCATGCCCTGTGTGCCAATGCACTGATGTTGATCAACGCCCTGATCCGAGACGCCGTATCGGGCGAGAGTACAACAAATGGTGGAAAGGCCAACGCGGGTTCAGGAGAGGACTGggccaagttcatcaagcgGTTACAAGACTTGGGGCTGATTAAGGCAGTTCACAGGCTCATGCAAAGTTCTGCGCTTCAGGACCTGGCACATCCCATGCTGGAGTTTCAAACACTGACCAAGATTCTTTTGAGGAAGTGGCGCGAAGTCGATGTTGATCTCGAGCGACCCGAGCACCGAAGGGCTCTCAAGGGACTTCATCTGGCGAGTGCACCGGAGCGAGCTCACGTAAACGGACATTCCCCGGGACAAGAGTCGCACGAGGCCCCAGGGAAGAAGGGCAGCCGGCGGCACAATCCAGAAAAATGGAGGAGACTGGGATTCGAGACGGAGAGTCCGGCACAGGAGTTCGATATGACTGGCTTCTTGGGTATGATGGACCTGAGCGACTATGTCCGCAGGAATGAGGATGGATttcagaagctgctgctcgAACAGGCAGGGAAGCCTACACCTGAGCGCTGCCCCGTGGCCAGGGCCAGTTTCGCTGTGACAATGATACTGTACGACCACTTCGACGTGGACAAGACGGATCTGGATGATGTCAGGGGCTACCAGTTATTGGAGGCCAAAGATCACGACAGATTATTCAGACCCCTACTCCTCCAGTGGTCTCGGCTACACACTGCCGGCTTGTATACCTTTTTCCGTGTCTGGAAACTCACTGGCGCGGAACAGGGTGACTTTGAAAAGGTGGTCGAGCTGGTTAGAATTTTGATCGACTGCGTTGTCGGAGGAGCTACAAGGACCAAGGATGTGGCCgaggtggaagaagagatgcaGGAGTACGACGTACCGCGACTGCGAGAGCAGCAAATGTGCCTGTTGGAAATGTCGTTTGAGAGCACATGGGGTCAGCACCTACAACAAGTGAGGGAAGAGCTGAAACAAGAGGCTCTGCAATTCGTCAAGGAGCAGCGAATTCGATGCCTCCTACAAGGATCTTGGTTCTCAAAGCCGGCACCTAAGCGAGACAATGGGGCAGTGAAGCACAGACTATTCACACCTACCCCTTGGCGATATGCAAAACTCTCTCATAACCGACGGTATCTACACTACGCCGACTTCGAGGAAAGGACAGTAACGGCGCCCGGCTTGGATTCATTGGGTGAAAAGGTCGATCTCAGTACTATCAGCTCTGTTGTGTCCAATGTTTCGGCGCCCAACGAAGACACCCGGAGCACCATGAGTGATTTGATGGGCAAGGATGCAACTCCCAAGACAACAACCAAGATCACCGTCTACAGTTTCGTAAACGCAACGGAAGCGGCAAGGGGAACGGATAGCAAGGAGCAGCCCATCTTTACTTTGTGGCCACTGAGCCACAGCCTGGCCTCGGAATGGCTGGACGGACTCTTGATGCTACTGAACCAAGCACCCATAACGGCGGAGACCAACAAGCTTGTGAATCTGGTGAGCGAGTACGGGCTCAAGATCCGACTATTGAACGTCCGAATGGACACAGCATTTGAGGGCCCGGAGCCCGGGGCTGGAGTGATACCGAGCCGGGAAGGTCTTGATGAGGATTACTTTTTTGAAGTGTGAGCGCGAAAGGTGGCTGAGCATAttgttttctcttttgtCATGTTCGATTGTATTTGGCGATTCATAAATATACCCCATATCGTTGCACGGCAAGGCCAATATAGACAGGCATAGCGAGCGTTGTTTGGACAAGCTCAATACagctggaagaagaacatATC
Coding sequences within:
- a CDS encoding probable oxysterol-binding protein; its protein translation is MLTNWFSQPAGTRSSTDDPRGPDAEDDTLVMEPDQGNVLSHIISQLRPGADLSRVVLPTFILEPRSMLERITNFMCHPEMLLQIPSIDDPVERFVSVVKFYLSGWHIRPPGVKKPLNPILGEIFTCYWDFEDGKRAYYISEQTSHHPPKSSYFYMAPDHHIRIDGTLKPRSRFLGNSAASLMEGIAFLSLLNRGKDAAKGEQYILTQPNMYARGILFGKMKYELGDHSFVRCPELDLVADVDFKTKGWVGGTYNAIGGVIKRESTGEVLFELSGLWSEEMYIKDMTTGHREMFFNALRSKPSPPTVRPIEEQEERESQRLWDKTARAVKDRNHELATDEKTKIEDRQREEAAQRAQENIEWHPRLFRRVQGGPGGLEEGEEDLEWVINANIDHAATPEKQAEQIMAIYPIVKGQKPNQRNVIPPHSPSAKPAQTASAQPVENHIDDNLINFDEISPPAKPDQTPAAEQATKQSEIQGLLNSTGKKADGPLIDFTNDLKKELPSATQQ
- a CDS encoding probable splicing factor u2af 35 kd subunit (small subunit); translation: MANFLASIFGTELDKVNCSFYFKIGACRHGDRCSRKHVKPSYSQTILMPNLYQNPAYDPKNRMNPSQLQNHFDAFYEDIWCELCKYGELEELVVCDNNNDHLIGNVYARFKYEESAQKACDELNSRWYAARPIYCELSPVTDFREACCRLNSGEGCVRGGFCNFIHRKNPSEELDRDLTLSTKKWLKERGRDEKSASRSPTPEPTRRRY
- a CDS encoding related to ELMO2 protein; the encoded protein is MDQADIPALLARMASDEDASRKMAVFKLQNSINDPAFADVFISSGGLVVLRRLIMTSAGNTLAYSLQSLTRLLEVDMGWDIFEGPTASDLVERVVELIVTNPLVNILRGAMSILVALVGHSQSTNQSDVANRTPGTFGFRALKPAVAVHPNFFELVIQQLQSADHALCANALMLINALIRDAVSGESTTNGGKANAGSGEDWAKFIKRLQDLGLIKAVHRLMQSSALQDLAHPMLEFQTLTKILLRKWREVDVDLERPEHRRALKGLHLASAPERAHVNGHSPGQESHEAPGKKGSRRHNPEKWRRLGFETESPAQEFDMTGFLGMMDLSDYVRRNEDGFQKLLLEQAGKPTPERCPVARASFAVTMILYDHFDVDKTDLDDVRGYQLLEAKDHDRLFRPLLLQWSRLHTAGLYTFFRVWKLTGAEQGDFEKVVELVRILIDCVVGGATRTKDVAEVEEEMQEYDVPRLREQQMCLLEMSFESTWGQHLQQVREELKQEALQFVKEQRIRCLLQGSWFSKPAPKRDNGAVKHRLFTPTPWRYAKLSHNRRYLHYADFEERTVTAPGLDSLGEKVDLSTISSVVSNVSAPNEDTRSTMSDLMGKDATPKTTTKITVYSFVNATEAARGTDSKEQPIFTLWPLSHSLASEWLDGLLMLLNQAPITAETNKLVNLVSEYGLKIRLLNVRMDTAFEGPEPGAGVIPSREGLDEDYFFEV